In Pelodiscus sinensis isolate JC-2024 chromosome 2, ASM4963464v1, whole genome shotgun sequence, the following proteins share a genomic window:
- the RRS1 gene encoding ribosome biogenesis regulatory protein homolog — protein sequence MAALRVEELLARAGQGEAASPQQRSVAVEKELEPEFDLGNLLALDRNPPPSLPGAQRESRLRALARGNTQLLVAQLWALPAERAEGATGPLVAQLPEPSYRLPREKPVPRPRPPTRWEQFARLKGIRRRKRTSLVWDEAAKQWRRRWGYGRAGGDPARDWLIEVPAGGDPNEDQFAKRLRDKRERVARNELNRLRNIARGALPGRGLHPTGHQSRDELGRAAQVARVSTASLGRFQPRLPKEPAAPPARGGKKRHFEPLLGDLAAERSRQLELLRGLGSKKAPLDLTRAVNKQLREEDAAAAAANRGKKRGQRGKRGRQRPGGGKGPAGKGRKAGPRRQQQQRPAGRKRN from the coding sequence ATGGCGGCGCTGCGCGTGGAGGAGCTGCTTGCTCGCGCGGGGCAGGGCGAGGCGGCGTCGCCGCAGCAGCGCAGCGTGGCGGTGGAGAAGGAGCTGGAACCCGAGTTCGACCTGGGGAACCTGCTGGCGCTGGACCGGAACCCGCCGCCGTCGCTGCCGGGCGCCCAGCGCGAGAGCCGCCTGCGCGCGCTGGCCCGGGGCAACACGCAGCTGCTGGTGGCCCAGCTGTGGGCGCTGCCGGCCGAGCGCGCCGAGGGGGCGACGGGGCCGCTGGTGGCGCAGCTGCCCGAGCCCTCCTACCGCCTGCCCCGGGAGAAGCCCGTGCCGCGGCCGCGGCCGCCCACCCGCTGGGAGCAGTTCGCCCGGCTGAAGGGCATCCGGCGGCGGAAGCGCACGTCGCTGGTGTGGGACGAGGCGGCCAAGCAGTGGCGGCGGCGCTGGGGCTACGGGCGGGCCGGCGGGGACCCCGCTCGGGACTGGCTCATCGAGGTGCCTGCCGGCGGCGACCCCAACGAGGACCAGTTCGCCAAGCGGCTCCGCGACAAGCGCGAGCGGGTGGCGCGCAACGAGCTCAACCGCCTCCGCAACATCGCCCGGGGCGCCCTGCCCGGCCGCGGCCTCCACCCCACCGGCCACCAAAGCCGCGACGAGCTGGGCCGCGCCGCGCAGGTGGCCCGCGTCTCCACCGCCTCCCTAGGCCGCTTCCAGCCCCGGCTCCCCAAGGAGCCCGCCGCGCCCCCAGCCCGGGGCGGCAAGAAGCGGCACTTCGAGCCGCTGCTTGGCGACCTGGCGGCCGAGAGGAGCCGGCAGCTGGAGCTGCTGCGGGGCCTGGGCAGCAAGAAGGCGCCGCTCGACCTGACCCGCGCCGTCAACAAGCAGCTGCGCGAGGAGGAcgccgcggcggcggcggcgaaCAGGGGCAAGAAGCGCGGGCAGCGGGGCAAGCGGGGCCGGCAGCGCCCGGGAGGCGGCAAGGGGCCGGCGGGCAAGGGCAGGAAAGCCGGGCCCcgacggcagcagcagcagcgcccggcAGGGAGAAAGAGGAACTGA